From Luteolibacter yonseiensis:
GCGTGGCGGATGCAGGGTCCTTGTTGATGCCGGACTCATTGACGGCCTCCAGCGGGGAGACGGTGATCCAGTGGGGCGAGGGGGCGGAGAGTCCGTCATGGACGGGGAAAACCGGGAAGCTGGCGGCCTCTTCGGCAGGCAGGGTGATGGACTGCTTGATCGGCCCCGAGGGATCGCCAATGAAGGTGAACTCGATGGTTTCGCCCGGTTTGCCACCGGTGGGGAAGACCGCCTTGGGGCGGGGGAAGGTCCCGATGTGCAGGCGGTACTGGCTGTCCGGGGTGCCTTCATAGGCGGCCTCGTGCACCACGATGCGGTAGTCGCCGTCCTCGGGGGCGATGATGGAGGCGAAGGCGTCGTTGCGGAGCAGGGGCGCGTCGTCACAGGTCGCGAGCTCGAATTTTTTCGGATCGAGGATGGCGACATAGGCGTCGAACATCAGGCGTCCGAGCCGCATGGCCTCGACCTCGACGGACAGGCGCTGGCCCTTCTTCAAACTACAGACATAGTAGTCATCGTCCTCGTCGCCCGCCACGCCCTGCACGGTGGTGTTCGGCTCGACCCGCTGGGCCTGGTCGAAGGTGGCGTTCGGCTCCGCTTCCATCACCGTGGGGAACTGCCCGACCCAGAACGAACGGAGTTCGGAAATCCCTCCGGCGGTGCGGACGCGGACCGAGTGCTCGCCGAGCGGCGCGTCCGGGGCGATGGTGAGCCTGGCGGTGGATTCGTTCTCCGCCTTGTTCGTGATGTTGGCGACCGCCAGCCCGGGTTCGTAAAAAAGGATTTCGCTGGTTTCCTCCAGCCGCTTGCCGAGAAAGCGGATCTCCATCTCCGTCCCCCGCCGTCCCCCGCGCGGCTCGATGAGATGCAGCTCGGGCGAGAATGCCGGCAGCGGGGTGGAGAGGGCGAGGAGGAGGAAGAGAGGTTTGAACATCGGACATCGAACGTTAAACATGGAACATCGAAGGAAAGAGGTGGAGTCAATGGGTTGATCGGTGGGAAATGAAAGGTTGCCCCAGGGTTCCAGAACGCGGTGACACCGTCATGCGCGTCGCGAACGTCTTCTTTTCTTTCCTTCGATGTTGAATGTCCGGCGTTGGATGTCCGATGTTCCCCTATGCTTTCTTCGCGAGCAGCGCGTCGAGGACCTGACCTCCGTCCACGATCTCGATCGGCCTGTTCCCCGGTGACATGAGTTCGGAATCCGAGTTGATGCCGATCTGGTGATAGATGGTGGTGGCGAGGTCCGCGACGCCGACGCCGTCGGTATCCACCTCTCCGCCGAGGGAGTCGGACGCGCCATGGACGTAGCCTTGTTTCATGCCGCCGCCCGCGAGCATGGTGGAGAAAACGCGCGGCCAGTGGTCGCGGCCGCCGGTGGCGTTGATCTTCGGGGTGCGGCCGAACTCGCTGGTGACCATGACCAGCGTCGAGTCCAGCATGCCGCGCCGGTCGAGGTCGCGGATGAGCGCGGCGATGGCCTTGTCGGTGGGCGGAAGCTCTTTCTGGATGCCCGCCTTGAGATTGTCATGGTGGTCCCAGCCGCCGGCGGTGAGGGAGACGAAACGCACGCCACCCTCGATGAGGCGGCGGGCGAGGAGCATGCGCTGGCCCGCGGCGGTGCGGCCGTACTCGTCCTTGAGCGCGTCCGGCTCGGCCTTGAGGTCGAAGGCCTCGCGGGCTTTCTGAGAGGAAATGAGCTGGTAGGCGTGTTGGTAGAAGGCGTCCATCGAGTCGATGGCGTCGGATTCCTCGAGCGTGCGGAAATGGTGGTCCACGGTTTCCAACAGGGACCGGCGTTTCGCGAAGCGGGCGTCGTCCACGCCTTTCGGCAGGTTGAGATCGCGGACCTGGAAGTTGCCTTGGGCGGGATCCGCGCCGAGGGCGAAGGGGCCGAAGGCGGAGGAAAGGTAGCCGGAGTTCGCGTATTCGTTCGGCACGGAGGGCACGCAGACATACGGCGGGAGGTCGTTTCTCGAACCGAGTTCGTGGGAGATCACCGAGCCGATGGACGGATACTCCAGCGCGGGCGACGGGCGGTAGCCGGTGAACATGTTGTGGGTGCCGCGCTCGTGGGCGGCCTCGCCGTGGGACATGGAGCGGATGATGGTGACCTTGTCGGCGATCTGCGCCGTCTCCTTCATGAACTCGCTGAACTGGATACCCGGGATTTTGGTGTCGATGGCTCCGAATGGCCCCCGGTATTCGGCGGGTGCGAAGGGTTTCGGATCGAACGACTCCTGGTGTGCGATGCCGCCGGGCAGGAAAATGTGGATGATCCCCTGGGCGACGGCGTCGTGCCTGCCGTAGGTTTTCGTCGCGGCCCGTGCCTGGTTGCTGAGGAACTGCGGCAGCGTGAGGCCGAGTCCGCCGAGCAGGCCGACGTAGAAAAATTCGCGGCGTGAGGAATAGCGCTCAAGGGGATTTCCCGGGCATTTGTGCTTCATGGCGGACGAGGGTGGATCGGCTCGACAGGCGGATACGCGGACGGGTTTCACATCATTTCAAAAATGAGCCGCCGCCACCTTAAAGGTTGGCGCGGAGTGCCGCGTGTTTTATGAATCGTGCGATGGATGTGCCACGAGTGGAAGGACTGAAGCCGAAGAACCTGATTGGCCACGGCGGGTGCGGGCGCGTTTACCGCGCTGAGGATGAGTCGGCGGGAGAATGCGCGGTGAAGATTTTCGAAAGGCCGTCCATTTCTCCGGAGCTTCTGAAACGTGCGACCGAGCGGCTGGAAACCGGCGGCTGGCCTGCCGGGGTCATGCGGGTGCTCGCCGCGGATCTGGAGGAGATGCCGCCGTTCTGGGTGATGCCGCTGCTGGTGGACCCCGTGGACGGAAAACCCCGGAGCATGCAGGTGTCGCTGGACGACCACCTTGGCACACGCTCGTGGAAACTCGTCAGATCGATCGGACGGGCCTTGGCAGCGATGCACGAGAGGCGGGTGGCGCACGGGAACCTGAAGCCGGGAAATGTGTTTTTCGACGAAAGGGGAGAGGTGCTGCTCAGCGACTGGGCGATCGGGAACATGCCGGGTGCCCAGGAGTTTCATTTCACCGACGCCGTGCTTTACCAAGCGCCCGAGCAGCTCCGGAACAAGGAGGGCTATCTGGAGGACGCCGGTTACCGGTGGGATGTCTTTTCCTTCGGGGTGTTGGCCTACCGGATCCTGACAGGCCGGTTTCCCCGCTGCCATGACACGTTCCACTTCGTCGCCCCCCCCGCGGGTGGGACGACGAAAAAGGGCATGCAGGCGGATCTCGGGAAAATCGCGAAAAACCTCGAGGCCGATGATTCCGTGACCTGGCCGGATGCGGCGAAGAACGACGTGGAGAAGGGATTCCGGGAATGGATCGAACGCTGCCTGCGCCTGGATGTCTCCCGGCGGCCCATGACGATGCTGGAGGTGGTGGCGGGATTCGTTGCTGCGGAAAACAAGGCGGCCCCGGTCGTGGAACCAAGAAAAGCGGAGCCTCCACGGCGGGCAGCCGAACGCACGGACGGGCGGCCTGACGGCAGAGTGTGGGGGTTGTTGTTTCTCGCCGGAGGAGCCGCGCTGGTATTCGCGGTGCTGTGGCGGAGCTCGGATGCGCAACTTTCCAAGGAGCGCGAGGAAAGGCGGAATGATGCGGCGTTGCTCAAGTCTTCCGACGACTCGGCCGCGACCGCGCGGGCGGACGCGGAGAAGGGGCGCGCCGAAGCGGAAACGCGGCGTGCCGAAGCGGAACAGGCGCTTTCCTACGAAAGGGAGCTGGGCATCGCCCGCTTGGAGGCCTCCCGCCTCATCGGCGACCAGCTTTTCACCTGGGCCATGGAAAAGGGAAACCGCAGCCTGCCGCCGCTCGATGGCCGGGAACTGCGGTTGAGGCGGCTGGAGCGTTATTTCACCGATTTCCTCGCCCGGACCGTGGATGTCCGGACGCTGGCGGACGAGCGCGCGCGGGTGATCATCCAGCTTTCGGAAATCTCCCTCGCCGCAGGAGACGCGTCGACAGCCGGCGCGCGGCTGAGGGAAGCGCTGAAGGCATGGGATACGATGCCGATGGATGCGGCGATGAAACTCCGCATGGCCACCAACTCCCTTCTCCTCGCCCTGCTGCATGGTGCGAACGGGGACCCCGGTGCCGGGGCGTCGTTCGTCGCCGCGCGCGCCGCTCTCACCGCCGTGCCCCAGGCCGAGGTCGACGCGGACCGGCTGAACCAACTGCTGGCGGTCCTTGATTTCCACGAGGCGAAACTGCTCGCCGCGAAGGGCGATGACGCGAAGGCCCTCCAGCAGCTCCTCCACGCGACCGAGACCCTGAACCGCATCGCCGACCTGCGGCCGGATGCCGCGGTCCTGAGGTCCGAGCTGGCGAACTGCTATCTCTCGTCCGCCACGATTCTCGAGGGCATGGGGAAATCCGGCGACGCCCGCGAGGTGCGCATGCTCGCATCGGTGGAGCTGGTGAAGCTCTTGAAAAACTCGCCGGACGACTTCGCCCTGCGCCTCGACCTGGCGGGCTGCTACAGCGCGATGGCGGAGTCCGCCGTGCTTTCCGGCGACATCGTCGGAGCGGAATCGATTTCCAAGGAAGCGATGAAGCTGCTGGACCGGCTGGTCGTCGAACAACCGGGCAATGCGGAAGCCGTTTCGCGGAAGGCCTCGCAGCTCGGACTGAGGGCGGGCATCCAGCGAGACAAGGGATTCGCCGCCGAGGCGATGAAAGGCTACGAAGAGGGGATCCGGATGTTGGAGGCCCTGCGCGCGTCATCGCCGGACAACGGGATGGCCGCCTATCGCCTGGCCCAGCTCTGGTGGCAGCAGGGGCGCATGCTGGGAATGTCCAACAAGCGCGGCGAGGAAATCGTGCTCATCGGCCAAGCGAGGGAATTGTTGGAAAAACTGGAATCCACCCCGGCGGCCAACGGCCCGCGTCCCGAGCAGTTGCGGAGCACGGCGGCCTACCTGTCCGGTGATCTCGGGCACGCGCTCCAGCTCGCGGGTCGCAAGGAGGAGGCCCGCGCCACGTTTTCACAGGCGGTCACGCTCTGGGACAATCTCTTGAAATCCCGCCCCCAAAGCGAGGAATACAGCGAAGGCCTCGCCTGGTGCCGGCAACGGCTGGATGATTTGAAATAATTCCTGGCTGATGAATATAGGTCCTATGGGACCCATAGGACCCATGACCTCCGCTCCGCCGTAACAGCGGAGCTTCCTATCCACAGGATCAGATCTGGGCGGCAGGAGGCGGCGGGGTTTTCCCGCGCAGCTTCAGGTTCAGCAGTTCCACGGCGAGCGAGAATGCCATGGAGAAGTAGATGTAGCCCTTGGGGATATGGAAATGCAGGCCCTCCGCCATCAGCGCGGTGCCGATGAGGATCAGGAACGAAAGCGCCAGCATCTTCACCGACGGATGCCTCGAGACAAAGGCGCTGATCGCCCCCGAGGCAAGCATCATGACGCCGATGGAGATCACCACCGCGACCATCATCAGCGAAACCCGCGACGGGTCGTTCACCATGCCGACGGCGGTGATGACGGAGTCCAGCGAGAAAATGATGTCGATCATCGCGATCTGGACCAGCACCGCGCCGAAGCTGGCCTTCGTCCGGCCGGCCGCGTGGGACTCCTCGTCGCCCTCCAGCTTTTCGTGGATTTCCTTCGTCGACTTCCAGATCAGGAAAAAGCCGCCGCCGAGAAGGATGAGATCCTTCATCGAGATACCGAGCATGCCGCCATGAGCCTGCGCGGTGGGCATCATGTCCCACAGCGCCGGATGGACGGGTATGGAAAACAGCGCGTTTTTCAAGCTCATGATCCATGAGATGGAAAGCAGCAGGAGCATGCGCGCGCCCATGGCCAGCGACAGTCCGATGAGCCGTCCCTTCGCCCGTTGTTCCTCGGGCAGGCGGTCCACGAGGATGGAGATGAACACGATGTTGTCGATGCCGAGCACGATCTCCAACAACGACAGCGTCAGCAGGGCGCCCCATGCCTGGGGATCGTGCAGCCAGTTGAACTCAAGCAATGAGGCGAGGATCATGACGGTAGGGAAAAGGACAGGGCGCGTTGTTTCATCTGGTTCGCCATGAGGTTGAGGGCGTTCGCCCGCGTCGGCGCGAGGTGCTCCTTCAGGCCGGTGCGGTCGATGAAGCTCATGTCGGCGGTGAGGATGTCATCCGGCGTCTCGTCATCCAGCACATGGACGAAGAGCGCGATCATGCCCTTGGTGATGAGGGAATCCGAGTCCGCGACGTAGCGGACTTTCCCGTCCTCCAGTTTCGCATCCAGCCAGACCTGGGATTGGCAGCCCTTGATGAGGTGCTCGGCATTCTTCGAAGCGTCCTCCATCGGTGCCAGCTTCTTGCCGAGGCTGATGACGTATTCGTAGCGTTCCGTCCAATCCTGGAAAAAGCCCAGTTCCTCGAGGAGGAGTGCCTGTTTGTCTGCGATGCTCATGTGGGACAAGTGGAGCGTGGGAAGCGATCCGCCGCAAGCCTGGATCAGGTCGCGGGAGCGAGCCGCTGCAGAAGGAGGGCTGAAACAAAGGCGATGATGGGGATCAACATGCACGCGAAGGCCCATGGATTGAGGAAATCCGCCGAACCCTGGAAGAGCATCGCTGAAACGGGCAGCAGCGTGATGGCGTCCACGAGAGGAATTCCCGCCAGCAGCCGGGAGACCAGAACCGGGATCGGTTTCCGCCAGATCCGCAAAGACAGGCTCGTCCAGAGAAGGTAAGGAAGCACTCCGGCGACATTCGGGGCGAACTCCACGAACTGCTTCTTGTTTCCCCACACCACCAGCACCGCCACCCCCAGCAGCAGTCCGCGGGACATCACGCCGATCCATTTGGGTGGCTCCGCGAGGGATTCATACCTCGCGGTGAGTGACAGCCCGACGATGTAGCAGAACAACGCCGCCGCGGCGGGCCAGACATAATCCAGATAAGGAAACAGGGCGACGCTCCCCATGAGAGGGAGAAGCGCCCTGCAAAGTCCCATCGGGATGACCCCCCACGTGGTGCGTTTGTGAACCAGCGTGTAGATGATGATGGAGAAGGCAATCCCCATCGCGACCCAGCCGCTGGGGTGGCTGGCTGCGAAAGCCGAGGCGAGTCCGAGGGTTGCCAACAAGGCCGCGGTGGCGGCATAGAGAGTCGGAGAGAACAGCCGCCGGGGCAAGGCGCGTTCCGGACGGTGGGTTTCATCCCATTTCCGGTCCATCCAGTCGTTGAAAAAGTTTCCACTCAGATAGAGGAAAACGCCGGCCAGGGGCAGGAGCAGCAGGCCTTGCCGCGGCAGGGGAGTGAAATGGTCGGACTGGTAGCGCAGCATTCCCAGGATCACCCCCACCCACACATTGCTCACCACGCTCGGGACATTCGCCACCCGGGCGGTGGACAGCAGGGCGTGGAGTTTTCCTTCTCGGTTCATCGGCGGACTCAGAATGAGCGGATTTCCATCCGGGGCGAAATGTTTTGTTTTCAGAATGCCGATTTCAGCGGGAGAATGGCGCGGATGGTGGTGTTTGAAAAACTACAGCTATGGGTGGACCCGGTGAAACGCCCGGGTCCCGAGGCGATGGCGGTGGACGAGTGGCTGCTGGAGACCGCCCGGTCGCCCGTGCTGCGGGTTTACGAATGGTCGGGGGATTGGGCGAGCGTCGGATACTTCGGCAGGATCGCGGAGGCGCGGGTGGCGTTTCCCGGTGTCGACATCGTCCGGCGCTGGACCGGCGGCGGGATGGTGGACCATCGGGCGGACTGGACCTACACGCTCGTCGCACCGCAGGGCGAACCGCTGGCGGGATGGCGCGGGGCGGAAAGCTACCGGCGCATCCACGCGGTGCTGGCGGAGGTTTTGACCGCCGAGGGGATTCCCGCCCGGCTGGGTTCGGGGGAGGGGGAAACCGGAGCCGCGCTCTGTTTCGAGAATCCGGTGAATCACGACCTGCTGGGAGCGGACGGCCGCAAGCTCGCTGGCGCCGGTCAGAGGAGATCCCGGACCGGATTGCTGCATCAGGGGTCGGTTGCCGTCGGTGCGGGGACAGACGGCATGCGGCGGCGTGCTGAAAGTCTGGCGGCCAGGCTTGGTTCCCGTTGGGATGAATTTTCCAATTTTCCGGATCGGGAGTATCTCAATGCGAGATGCGCCATGCGTTATTCCAGACAGGAGTGGCGGGAGCGCCGTTGAAAGGGTGATGTGATCCCGCAGATTTTAATGGGTTGCCTGTAAGATTTGCGCGGTATTTGTTAGGATAGGATAATTTTGATTTTCATAAATCGCTATTGTTGAGCTGTTTGTTATATTTTTAACAGGTTGGCACAGATGGTGCCATGTATACCAACGTTCTCCGGGGGGAGAAAACAGGAGCTTCGGCTCCACCAAATCGCCAGTCTGTTAAGTTTACTTAGCGGACTGGCTTTTTCCTTTTCGGGCACTTGGAAGAATCAACGGATCACGGCGATTCTACTGGTATGGAGCGAAGGCTCTGGTGAGAATTCCGCCGGACAATCTGATCGGCAACGCGTGTACGCCCACCCCACCAACGGTCACCTCCGGGACCGACCCCTAGAGCGATTCGAAATCACCCGGCTGCAGTTTCCTGCCGCCCGGATTTCCTGTCTTGCCTTCATCGGATTCCGCGCGCGCCCGCAGGCCGGGAAGGAATGCTCCCGCCATGGCTCCAGCCCCGGCTCCAGCCTCGGCTTCAGCCTCGGCTTCAGCCGCAGGTGTTTTTCCGGGCGGAGGATACGACCTGTCAACAACCCGCGCCGAGCATGACCAAGAGACCTCTGCGCCTGCTGCTGGCTGAAGAAAACGATGCGTCCTCCGCACGGATCCTGGAGGCGCTCGCACGCCAGGGGCATGAGCCGGAGTGTGTGCGCGTCTCGAAGGCCGGGGATTTCCTGGTGGCGCTGGACGAGGGGGATTTCGAAATCATCCTGTGCGGTTATGTCATGTCCGAGTTCGATGTTTTCGTGGCTCTCGAAATTCTCAAGGCCACGGGGAAGGACATCCCGCTGATCGCGATTTCCGGAAACTTCGGTGAGGAAATAGCGGTGGAGGCCATCCGCCGGGGAGCGGCCGACTATCTGTTGAAGGACAACCTCACGCGCCTCGGTGCCGCGGTGGAGCGCGAGATCGGCCTGGCGGCGGAGCGGAGGAAAACCGCTGAGAAGCTCCATGCGAGCGAGACCCTCCTGCGCATCGCCAGCAATGCCGCGCACATCGGCGGGTGGACCATTGATTTTCCGGAGAACCGCATCACCTGGTCGGACGAGGTCTGTGCGATCCACGAGGTGCCTCCCGGGACCTCGCCCGGGATCGAGCAGGCGCTGGATTTCTACGCATCCGAATGGCGTGGGAAGGTGGCGACCGCTTTTGAAAAATGCTTGTTCGAGGGAGCGCCGTTCGATGACGAGATGGAGATCGTCACCGCCCTCGGGCGGCGCATCTGGGTGCGGACCATCGGCGAGGGGATCCGGGATTCCGCGGGCGTCGTCACGCGGATCCAGGGCGCGCTGCAGGACATCACCGAAAAGAGGCGGGCCAAGGAGGAGGCCGAGCGGATGGCCCTGCGCCTGAGCACCACCCTGGAGAGTCTGACAGACGCGTTTTTCACCGTGGATCACGACTGGCGGTTCACCTACATGAACGCACAGGCCGAGCGGATGTTGGGGAGGACCCGCCAGGATCTGTTGGGGAAGGTGCTGTGGGATGAAATTCCCTGTCCGGCGGAAGATGGTTTCGGCGCGGCATGCCGCCGCGCGATGGCGGAGCAGGTCCCGGTCGAGCTGGTGGATTTCTATGTTTCCCGCGGCCGGTGGTTCGAGCTCCACGCCCATCCTTCGGTCGAAGGCCTCGCGGTGAGTTTCCACGATGTGACGGAGCGGTTGCAGTCGGAGGAGCAGCTCAGGATTCTTGAGAACTGCGTCTCCTGCATCAACGACATCGTCATCATCACGGAGGTCAGGCAGCCGGAGGAGGGCGGGCCGCGCGTGCTGTTCGTGAACGACGCCTTCGTCCGGCACATGGGCTACAGCCGTGCGGAGGTTCTGGGGATATCGCCCCGTTTCCTGCTCGGGCCGCGGACCCAGGAGGACAGGATCCAGCTCATCCGCGAAGCGGTGGAAAACGGCGAATCCATCCGCACCGAGCTCATCAACTACAAGAAAAACGGCGAGGAGATCTGTCTGGAGATCGAGATGGTGCCGGTGCTGGACGCCGATGGAAAGCTGACCCATCTCGTGGCGGTCGAGCGGGATGTGACTCAGCGGAAGGCGGAGGAGGAGGCGAACCGCGCCGATGAGCTGCGCTACCTCGTCCAGCGCAACGCGCTCATCGCTCTGACGAAAAGCAATGCGAACGACAGTTCGGCGATCCTCACCGCCTTCCGCCAGATCACCGAGACCTCGGCCAAGACGCTGAACGTCGCGCGGGTGAGCATCTGGCGGTTCACCGAGGACCGGGGAGCCCTCGAGTGCATGGATCTTTTCCAACTGGATTCCAACGAACACTCGTCCGGGATGGTTCTGGCGGCGGCGGACTACCCGGTTTATTTCAACGGGATCGCCTGCATGGAGCCGATCACCGCCGTGGACGCGCACACGGACCCCTACACCCGGGATTTTTCAAAGAACTATCTGTCACCGCTGGGCATCGGCGCGATGATGGACGTGCCCATCCACTACAAGAACTCGGTCAACCACGTGCTCTGCCTGGAGCATGTCGGTTCGTTCCGGCATTGGACGGATGACGAGAAGACCTTTTCCGTGGCGATCGGAAACCTCATCTCGCTCGCGCTCGAAAGCACGGAACGCGCCCGCGTGCAGCATGATTTCCTGATGAGCCACCACCGCTTCCAGTCGGTGGCGGCGGCGACCGACGACACGATCTGGGACTGGAACATCGAGTCGGACACCTTCTGGTGGAACGACGGCCTTTCCAGATTGTTCGGCTGGGAGGAGTCCAACAGCAACCAGTCCACCCAGGTGTGGATCCGGCAGATCCATCCGGAAGACAGGGACCGTGTCGTGGAGGGGCTGGATGCGGTCATCGCGAACGGGGAGAACCATTGGAAGGACGAGTACCGCTTCATCAGCCGGGAGGGGAAGACGTCCTATGTCCTGGACTACGGCCAGGTCATCCGCGACGCGTCGGGCAAGGCCGTCCGGATGGTGGGGGGGATGACGGACCTCACCGCCAGCAAGGCCGCGCAATGGGAGCTCGACCGCTCCCACCGGGCATTGA
This genomic window contains:
- a CDS encoding UbiA family prenyltransferase; protein product: MNREGKLHALLSTARVANVPSVVSNVWVGVILGMLRYQSDHFTPLPRQGLLLLPLAGVFLYLSGNFFNDWMDRKWDETHRPERALPRRLFSPTLYAATAALLATLGLASAFAASHPSGWVAMGIAFSIIIYTLVHKRTTWGVIPMGLCRALLPLMGSVALFPYLDYVWPAAAALFCYIVGLSLTARYESLAEPPKWIGVMSRGLLLGVAVLVVWGNKKQFVEFAPNVAGVLPYLLWTSLSLRIWRKPIPVLVSRLLAGIPLVDAITLLPVSAMLFQGSADFLNPWAFACMLIPIIAFVSALLLQRLAPAT
- a CDS encoding protein kinase domain-containing protein — translated: MDVPRVEGLKPKNLIGHGGCGRVYRAEDESAGECAVKIFERPSISPELLKRATERLETGGWPAGVMRVLAADLEEMPPFWVMPLLVDPVDGKPRSMQVSLDDHLGTRSWKLVRSIGRALAAMHERRVAHGNLKPGNVFFDERGEVLLSDWAIGNMPGAQEFHFTDAVLYQAPEQLRNKEGYLEDAGYRWDVFSFGVLAYRILTGRFPRCHDTFHFVAPPAGGTTKKGMQADLGKIAKNLEADDSVTWPDAAKNDVEKGFREWIERCLRLDVSRRPMTMLEVVAGFVAAENKAAPVVEPRKAEPPRRAAERTDGRPDGRVWGLLFLAGGAALVFAVLWRSSDAQLSKEREERRNDAALLKSSDDSAATARADAEKGRAEAETRRAEAEQALSYERELGIARLEASRLIGDQLFTWAMEKGNRSLPPLDGRELRLRRLERYFTDFLARTVDVRTLADERARVIIQLSEISLAAGDASTAGARLREALKAWDTMPMDAAMKLRMATNSLLLALLHGANGDPGAGASFVAARAALTAVPQAEVDADRLNQLLAVLDFHEAKLLAAKGDDAKALQQLLHATETLNRIADLRPDAAVLRSELANCYLSSATILEGMGKSGDAREVRMLASVELVKLLKNSPDDFALRLDLAGCYSAMAESAVLSGDIVGAESISKEAMKLLDRLVVEQPGNAEAVSRKASQLGLRAGIQRDKGFAAEAMKGYEEGIRMLEALRASSPDNGMAAYRLAQLWWQQGRMLGMSNKRGEEIVLIGQARELLEKLESTPAANGPRPEQLRSTAAYLSGDLGHALQLAGRKEEARATFSQAVTLWDNLLKSRPQSEEYSEGLAWCRQRLDDLK
- a CDS encoding lipoate--protein ligase family protein; this translates as MFCFQNADFSGRMARMVVFEKLQLWVDPVKRPGPEAMAVDEWLLETARSPVLRVYEWSGDWASVGYFGRIAEARVAFPGVDIVRRWTGGGMVDHRADWTYTLVAPQGEPLAGWRGAESYRRIHAVLAEVLTAEGIPARLGSGEGETGAALCFENPVNHDLLGADGRKLAGAGQRRSRTGLLHQGSVAVGAGTDGMRRRAESLAARLGSRWDEFSNFPDREYLNARCAMRYSRQEWRERR
- a CDS encoding SufE family protein is translated as MSIADKQALLLEELGFFQDWTERYEYVISLGKKLAPMEDASKNAEHLIKGCQSQVWLDAKLEDGKVRYVADSDSLITKGMIALFVHVLDDETPDDILTADMSFIDRTGLKEHLAPTRANALNLMANQMKQRALSFSLPS
- a CDS encoding DUF1501 domain-containing protein codes for the protein MKHKCPGNPLERYSSRREFFYVGLLGGLGLTLPQFLSNQARAATKTYGRHDAVAQGIIHIFLPGGIAHQESFDPKPFAPAEYRGPFGAIDTKIPGIQFSEFMKETAQIADKVTIIRSMSHGEAAHERGTHNMFTGYRPSPALEYPSIGSVISHELGSRNDLPPYVCVPSVPNEYANSGYLSSAFGPFALGADPAQGNFQVRDLNLPKGVDDARFAKRRSLLETVDHHFRTLEESDAIDSMDAFYQHAYQLISSQKAREAFDLKAEPDALKDEYGRTAAGQRMLLARRLIEGGVRFVSLTAGGWDHHDNLKAGIQKELPPTDKAIAALIRDLDRRGMLDSTLVMVTSEFGRTPKINATGGRDHWPRVFSTMLAGGGMKQGYVHGASDSLGGEVDTDGVGVADLATTIYHQIGINSDSELMSPGNRPIEIVDGGQVLDALLAKKA
- a CDS encoding TerC family protein; translated protein: MILASLLEFNWLHDPQAWGALLTLSLLEIVLGIDNIVFISILVDRLPEEQRAKGRLIGLSLAMGARMLLLLSISWIMSLKNALFSIPVHPALWDMMPTAQAHGGMLGISMKDLILLGGGFFLIWKSTKEIHEKLEGDEESHAAGRTKASFGAVLVQIAMIDIIFSLDSVITAVGMVNDPSRVSLMMVAVVISIGVMMLASGAISAFVSRHPSVKMLALSFLILIGTALMAEGLHFHIPKGYIYFSMAFSLAVELLNLKLRGKTPPPPAAQI